The sequence GTTTTTATTTTTAAGAATTTTTTTATTTCTGAATCTATTAAATTAGATGAAATGTTTGTTTGATTAATGATTATTTTTTGTTTTTTTAATAAAAATACTTTTCCAAAAGCAATACCTGGTGATGCTAAAATCCCTGAAATCATAACATTACCTTTAACATAATAATAGCGATAATTTATTTGATATTTTTTTTTATAAAAAAGTAAAATTCTTTAATTTATTTAAATTTTTAAAATTTATTCTAATTCTAAAATTAATTGTTCTAATTTTTTTATAGCCGATTTTTCATCTTGTCCTTCTGCAGTTAAAACTATTTCGCTATTTTTTACTATTCCTAAGGTTTGTAGTTTATATAAACTTTTTGCATTTACAGAAGTCCCTTTAAAAATTACGTTTATATAAGAATTAAATTTTTTAGCTTCTTTTACAAATTTTGCAGCAGGACGTAAATGCATTCCATGTTTAGATTTTATTTTTATTTTTTTTTCTAACATAAATAATCCTGAATTTTATATTTTTAAATTTTTTAAATTTTTTTTAAAATTTAAAAATAGTTTATAAGTTAAATATTTATTTACAAATCTAAAAGTTTTTTAAGAAATCTTTTACTAGAATTCAAAGAAACATTAAAATTTATTTTTTTTATTTTTTAAGTAGTTTAATTTTTATTGAATTTTTTAACTTTAAAATTTTAGTATAAGTTTTTATATTTTATGTTTTCTAAGAGTAATTTTCAATCCCTACAGTGTTAGTATGATATGATAACTTTAGAGATTAATTTAGATTTAATAGTTATTATATTGATTTTTTATTTGTAAGTATCTATTTTTTTTTGATTTAATAGATATTAATGATTTTTAAAATATAAATTCTTATTTTTTTTAATATTTTTAGTTAAGAAAAGTATTTTTATTTTTCTAATTGATAATAGATATCAATTTTTTTTTTATAAACTATTATTTTAGAAAATTATTTTTATAATTAACAATATTTTATCATTCTAAAAATTTTAAATTATTTTTTTCCTAAGATTTTATAATTTTTGATATTTTTTTAAATTTTAGAAGTATTCTAATGATTTTTAAAAATAAAAAGATAAAGAATTTTTTTTCTAAAACTTTAAATCATTTTATTAGAATTAATTATATCTTTTTTAAATTTTTAGTATACAAAAATTTGAATTTTAAAAATTTGTAATTTAAAAATTATTTATTTAATTAGATAAATAGAAGGTAGTAGATATTTTTGACATTAGTAATTTAATTGAAGTTAATATTGTTATTAAAAAAATTAGGTTAATGATTTTAAATTAAAATTATTTTAAAGTTTATATATTTTTTAATAATTTTTTTTAATTTTAATGTTTGAATAACTTTAAGTTATAAACTATCTATTATGTAAGTAGATTATATTGAATCGCGAGAAAATGACAAATCTAATTAAAAAATATGGAAATAATTTTTAACTTAGAAACTAATTCTAAAGTTAATTTAAGATAATAGATATTTTCATATATCTATAAAATGTTATGTGAATGTGTATTCGATTTTTTTTTAATGTGAATAATTATGAAAAATGTAAAAAAAAAAATAAAAAAATTGGAAAGAAAAATATGTTATCATTTGTATTTGTACCATACTTTAAATAAACCTAAAATTTCTGATTTAGAATTTGATTTTTTAATTGAAAAATTAGACATACTAAAGAAAAAAATAGGAATAAAAAAAAAATTTTCATACTTGAATAAAATTGGATCTTCTTTATCTAAAAAATTGAAAACTGTTAAACATTTAACAAATATGTTGTCGTTGGAATCTATAAATTCAATCGAGAAATTAGAATATTTTATTAAAAAAATAATTACTTTTTCAAAAAAAAATAATTTAAAGAAACCAGAATTTTGTTGTGAATTAAAATTTGATGGAGTTGCTTTAAGTTTAATTTATAAACATGGAAAGTTAATCGGTGCTTCAACTAGGGGAAATGGAATCATTGGTGAAAATGTTATTCATAATGTTTATGTGATAAAATCGATTCCTAAAAAATTAGTAGGAAATAATATACCAAAATTATTAGAAATTCGTGGAGAAGTAATTATTCACAAAGATGATTTTATTCGGTTAAACCAAAGCTTTCGTAATAAAAAAGGTGATTTTTTTTCTAATTCTAGGAATTTAGCTGCTGGATCTTTAAGACAATTAGATCCAATAATAACGAAAAAAAGAAATTTGTCTTTTTATTGTCATAGTATTGGTTTTTATACTCCATTTTTAAAGTTTCCCAATAGTCATTTTAATTTTTTAAAACTTTTAGATTCTTGGGGATTACCTGTTTATAGTTTAAGACAGTTATGTTTTAATGTTAAAGAAATAGTTTCTTTTTACAAAGAAGTAAAGAAAAAAAGATCTTCTTTAAAATTTGAAATCGATGGAATTGTTATTAAGACTAATTCTATTGATATGCAAAATAAATTAGGTTTTTCTTCTAAATTTCCTAAGTGGTCCATAGCTTATAAATTTCCGTCTAAAAAAAAAATAACAAGTATATTAAATATTAATTTTAATGTTTCTAGAACAGGATTAATTATTCCAGTAGCTAAATTGAAACCAGTTTTTATCGATGGTGTAGAAATAAAGAAAGTATCTCTATACAATCAAAAAAATATGGAAAAATTTGGTTTTTGTATTGGAGATTTAGTCACGATATGTCGTTCTGGAGATGTTATTCCTAAAATTGTTGATATTAATGTTGAAAATAGAAAAAAAAATAATCTAAAACCAATTAAATTTCCTATTTATTGTCCGTCTTGTAATTCTAAGATAAAAAATAAATTTGGAGATAATTTTTTAAGATGTTTTTCTGGATTTGAATGTGTTTCTCAAAGAGAAAGGATGTTAATTCATTTTTTTTCTAAAGATGCATTATATATACGTGGTTTAGGGAAAAATATAATTAGAAAATTAGTAGATAAAGATATTATTTTTAGCCCAATTGATGTTTTTAATTTAAAGATTCGAGATCTTGTGAATTTAAATCGTATTGGAGATGTTTCGATTAAAAAATTATTGTATGAAATATCTGTTTCTAAGGAAACTACATTATCTCGTTTTTTATATGCATTTGGTATTAAAGATATAGGTAAAACCGTTTCAGTCAATTTGTCTTCTCATTATAAAAATATAGAGAATTTAATGAATTCAAAATTTGAAGATTTATTATTAGTTAAAAAAATAGGAAAAAAAGTAGCTAGTAATTTTCTAAGTTTTATAAATAAAGAAGAAAATAGAAAGATTATTTATTCATTGATTAAAATATTTAAATTCAAAAATAATTAGTAATTTTAGATAATTTTTTTATTTTTTTTTTAGAATTTAGTTGGGCTGTGCAGGATTCGAACCTGCGACCAATTGATTAAAAGTCAACTGCTCTACCGACTGAGCTAACAACCCTGATTTTATTTTTTATTGGGCGATGACGGAATTGAACCGCCGACATCCTCCGTGTAAAGGAGGCGCTCTACCATCTGAGCTAATCACCCTGTACTACTAGAACCTTCTATTTTAAGGATTACAAAGAAGTAGTCAATCTTTTTT comes from Buchnera aphidicola (Tetraneura ulmi) and encodes:
- a CDS encoding HPr family phosphocarrier protein; the encoded protein is MLEKKIKIKSKHGMHLRPAAKFVKEAKKFNSYINVIFKGTSVNAKSLYKLQTLGIVKNSEIVLTAEGQDEKSAIKKLEQLILELE
- the ligA gene encoding NAD-dependent DNA ligase LigA, giving the protein MKNVKKKIKKLERKICYHLYLYHTLNKPKISDLEFDFLIEKLDILKKKIGIKKKFSYLNKIGSSLSKKLKTVKHLTNMLSLESINSIEKLEYFIKKIITFSKKNNLKKPEFCCELKFDGVALSLIYKHGKLIGASTRGNGIIGENVIHNVYVIKSIPKKLVGNNIPKLLEIRGEVIIHKDDFIRLNQSFRNKKGDFFSNSRNLAAGSLRQLDPIITKKRNLSFYCHSIGFYTPFLKFPNSHFNFLKLLDSWGLPVYSLRQLCFNVKEIVSFYKEVKKKRSSLKFEIDGIVIKTNSIDMQNKLGFSSKFPKWSIAYKFPSKKKITSILNINFNVSRTGLIIPVAKLKPVFIDGVEIKKVSLYNQKNMEKFGFCIGDLVTICRSGDVIPKIVDINVENRKKNNLKPIKFPIYCPSCNSKIKNKFGDNFLRCFSGFECVSQRERMLIHFFSKDALYIRGLGKNIIRKLVDKDIIFSPIDVFNLKIRDLVNLNRIGDVSIKKLLYEISVSKETTLSRFLYAFGIKDIGKTVSVNLSSHYKNIENLMNSKFEDLLLVKKIGKKVASNFLSFINKEENRKIIYSLIKIFKFKNN